CTCCACACCTCAACCCCAATCACTCTGCCATTAGACCAAAGGGATGTGGTATTCAAGAAATACCTTGACACCTCTCCTTCAGCTAGTAAGAGACATTAAACAGATGCCAATATAGCAACTGTTCCACATGGGACGTGTTTGAAGCTGACTGATCTGCATCAGACACAGTTACGTTTGTTCCTACCTTACTTGAAGCATGTAAGCAAAATATTGTGAACTGTGCTCTTCTGATTTTCACATTTATGTTAGCACTATCTTCAAGTCTCtagtttataaaaatgtaatggCAGTCTAAATTTAGAAGACATGTACATGACTCAAGCATTGTTCTGCTTGCTTCACTGTCCCTTGCTGAAGCGCAGACTAGCTTGAGCATTGGTGCCACACAACAGATCTCTCTGAATGGAATCTTAGCACACAATGTTTCTTCAATGTTCCCAAGTAAACAGAAGtacataaatgaaaatatgaatcTCCACCTGCACTTGTTCTATTTAAAATTCCGATTCAAAATACCATCCAAAAATATCAATCATCTTTAAGTATAATGTCCATTAGCCCTACTAGGGCTGTGTATATGGTGGCCTTTACCTTAAGAGGCTATCCTAGAATTAATTACCCTCTAGATTAAAACGTCTAATATTTGTACTCTTTCCTCACTGAAGTGAGCAATATTTTACCTTCATAAAGAAACTGGCTTATTCACATTTGCTGCAAATAGGTTCACTAGAATGACAACTCATAAATTGATGCTTTAATTATTCACTGCAAAGTTTGAAGTGTTAAAGTAACCTTTCTGCTTACCTTCTTAGAAGTTCTTTAGGCGACAAGCCTGTGGTATCCATATCACTAAGGCTGTCACTGCTATCTGTAGTGTCTGAGCTGCtgtctttttctggttttttattcttgtgttttcctttgtttttctgcttcttatgcttctttttctgtaaaaagaagagaaataatcCTTTATCTCCTTGTGAAAGACTTGGATTTTTCAGAATGTcaacaaaagacaaaagttTATTTCAGTATGGACCCAAAGCTTAACTGAAACAGAACACTTATCAATGACTCTTTTCCACTACTCAGactgagctaaaaaaaaaaagataaaccaAAATTCATTTAATCCAAGCACTCAACTCCCCCTAAAATAGAAGTTTTATTACAGTTACTTGTATATAAGCCATGAATGCAATTCCCAGAATATGCCTGACATCTTCCACATAGAACATGAAACTACCCACAATACCATACCTGTAGTCACGTATGTATATATGGAAAAACCAGCATCATAGCAGGATAATTTTCTGGTTTCAAAACATTAGAGAAATTCTGTTGCTTACATTCTAGTCCCggtgtatatatttttttttctaaaccaagcataaataataaaacattttgaaaggcAGATCAAAGAATCAACAAGtcaaaaatcagtatttaaatttaataccttttcctttttgcgTTTTTTCTTAGTCTTGTGCCTCTCTCTGATTTTcctatgtttttctttcctactaGGTCCAGGAAAAGTTGGTGGCACCACTGTTTGTTGCTGCCAAGTAGTGCCTAAAGTACAAAGCAAATgcataaagaataaaaaaaaaaaagaccaaagaaGGGCAATTTGGTTATTACATTCTGTATTACTACTTTTAACCTAATATAAtagttaaacaaacaaaacccctaaGCTTTAGAAAGGAAATTACATGTCTAAAACTCCTAACTGCAACATCCCTATTGTAATTAAATGCCTTTGCAATCTGTTACAAAGTGAAATTGCTATATTTTCACATCAATTTTTTATCACTGCCTCTACAGACTTGAAACAAAACTGGTACACAGGCAAAGAGGTTCCTGTTGGTGGGTCATAGCATGGCAACAAAACGTTTGCTGATGGCTGTTTGACATAACACACACATTTAAGAGATAGAATGCCTActcagaaatgccttttttaaagagaggttatcatatattttatatacaatTTCAATGTGCAGAATTTACACTCTAGATGCTTACAGAACCtaccagaagaaaaagctgGTGGCAACTTTGGTCCGAATTCCTCTGTTGCATCCAGTTCCTCCTTTGAAGTAGGCAACGAAGAATCAGTTGTAGCAGTCACACTCTCTATGAGAAAACCAAAACTTGCTATATTTGAAAGGCAAATaaggaaatactttttccaAGAAGTGTTAAAGAAAGTTCAAGGAGGCTTTCAAAAAACCTTTAAGAAAGCAAACTGATCAGCATCCTCTATGTCTATGGACTGCTTTGGCCAACTGGGTAGCTGACATTCTGAAACATGTCGAcacactgtgggttttttttcttttaaatcaaaatttacCTTTTAAACTATacaattattaattaaattattatcaGTGCATTTGTTTGCTTCCATTTTGTAACACAGTACTATTTTTCCACTACTCAGAATGAATAAAAAACTCCATGAGATGTGTAAGGTTAATAAACACTGAAAGTTAAATGTCAATAGAACCAACTGTGACAGTAAGTGgacaaagtattttcattttaagcatGTTCTAACACTAGATGTTTTGTTCCCCCTCACTGTATAATAGGCATATTCCATACAGCAGTTTGCTTGTAAGATCTACACAAAAGGTACGTGGCAATGCTAATAACACTGTAACATGCAAGGCCTTATGCAGTGCTGTATTATTCACATTTTCTACATGGCCAGCTCCGTCAATCTCAGATGATCTGCACAGGAGCATCACATTGTGCTAAGAGTCCAAGAATACGTGAttcaaaaatgaaacttttacAAGGTATTTATTTTATGCTGCATGAAAATGAACATCCATTAAGTATTACCTTGTACATTAGAGGAAGAACTGTCTGGTACATCAACTTGCTTGGTGGTTTCTGACTCTCTTTCTGAAGTAGTTGGTTGCTGTTCTTCATCACTCTCTTCTTCAGAGGAAGATGATTTTTCATCTGAGGAGCTCACAAAGATGACCTTAAATAAGTCCATGGGTGGTCGCCCGCTTTCTTCCTCCTGATTCTTATCTTCATTAGCTACCTGCTAAATAGCATCATAACAGACTGTATTTAAACACTAAAGAAACTAACAATCTCTCTCTGATAAGGAATAACTTCAAGCATGCTGACAGGTATTTACAAAACATTTGGATGGCACAATAGCTGCGAAATAAATCTTAGTCCCAAACAGTAAAGCTCTGAAACACTGCAGAACTAAGCCAGTGTCCTGTAAAAGTAGTGCAGTTTGTGATGACAGATCCCCAGATATTATAAATTCTAATTCATTAATTCAAAGTTCAATTATATAATACTAAAtttaagcaaaaggaaaacatcaccTTTCTCGGCAAAACATGCACTCTCCTCtatggaaaggagaaataaatacattctgtGCCTGTGAGCAGAGTGGTGGTAAAGTCACTGAATTAAGTTCCCAGACTACTGAgctacattttttcttcttttaagctCTACTTCAGGTACAATCAGATCTGCAGTCCTTGTAAGCTGCAAACATCTTGCATCCCAGATTTATAACCTCAAAATTCTTCAAAGTGCCATCTCACGCCTTTGCTCATCCTGAGCTAGCTCTTGTGCACACTGACCTGTATTAAATCAATTCATATATTGACCCATCTTATTTCTGGGTTGTCAAGGTTTACAGCAATTCCCTTTAAGTACAAATCCTATTGTACACTCACCGGAGTGGGAAGAGGTTCACTTGTCCCAGTTCCACATTCTTCTGTTATTGGCACTGGTGGCTGCTGATGAACATCAGCTTTTGATCTAGCAAGACTAATGAATTCACTGATAGaatctttcttctccttctctttatCTGACACATCCCACCTTGAAGGTTTCTTTGGTTCTAAAACATCCAAAATATTCAAATCATCTGCATGccaaatttttctgcatttcatggcctacttgattttaaattactcCGCTTCTTCAgtctgacatttttaaaatctttctaaTGAATACTTGACCTATAAATGTCTTCCAGGTAGAAGAAATTAGCATTATATCACTAACTTCAGTTTTTATGTCcgtgaatttttattttcaatttctttgttttggttttttaaatgaaaaaaaatcacatggcTAGGTTCTCAAtgaaaaagatgctttttctgTACTATTATCTCATGTATAGCTAAATTAATAAAGTAACAACAAACTTACTGTTGAGACTGTTACTCTCTTGGATCTTTTCGTTTGTTGCTTGAGTTACAGATGTGGTGGGCTCAGGCACagttaagaaattaaaaacagaatacTTGTCTCGTTTCACTTTTGGTAAACCCACTACAGAAGAACTAGAGGGAAATAAAAGTGTTTGCTGATTATTGTTTTCAACACAGGAAAGTCCTCAAATTATCTACAACAAGCTGAAGCACCTACAGTAGTCCTTCAAATGCATGCTATTTTATCAGAGGTCACCATATTTCatgatgcaaataaaaatattaggCAGTTCTGTATTCCCTTATAATACAAGAAAACATCAAGCCAGATTTTCcacaagcaaatgaaaaactcagaattttaaaaaaagtgttaaaaatttAAGTATCAATTATCTTACTCAGGATATGGATCACGAACATTAAATCTTTTACACAGCAGCTTATCAGGATGCCATTCAAACTTGTCTCTTGTGAGTTTGCCAAACATCTTCATCTTCACAGCTGTTTCCTTATCATCAATATCATTCTGAAAAAGGTCAAACATTTATAGCTGCTAAATAAGTAACAACTTAATGAACTGCTGTAAGACTTGAGAACAGGACAAagccataaatatttaaatgctgtttaaCAAATCACTACTCCGTATGCACCGAgcattttcaaaagctgctAAACAAAAGGGCAATAAAATAGCAACATATCTGCCTaacagtttaaaagaaaaacaatgtcaGGGCTAAGGCAACAACTGCAGCTCCAGTGTATTAAAAGACTGTAAACAGCATATACCTCTTGGTCTCGGGGAACTTCAACTTTGTCAACATCATCTTCATACTTGGCCCGGGTAAATCTGGATGACAGTGTTGAATTTGAGGATCTGTAGAACATCGCTGCACGAAAGAACTCCTCCTGTTCTCTTCCTCGCTCCCATTCTGACATATTCGGGTCTAAAAAGCGCTCCAATGTATCTATTTTAAGATAGGGAGAGAAATGCTTAGCAGAGATTACAGCTTACTTCAGGTCAAcacttttcaaacaaaaaataaggtAATAAGCAAACAtccttgcaaatatttaatgtgtATTTAGCGTAAGGGTAGTATTAATCTCAACTGTGTTAATCCCTGATAAATGGAGGTAGTTTTTCAAGACAGCAAGAATGACAGCATTTGCCAAATCtaaaatggatattttaaataattttacttgtAAAACTGATTCCTTACTCATTGCCCTCTAAAGAATGTTCAAAATACTTAACGGATTTCACAggtgattaaaacaaaaagtataATCCAAAGCTtcatcaataaataaaatacagaatgaaagAGTTTACGCCTGGCTAGGCTTTGGTAACTTTTAAGGGGCTTTCTGGTACATAAAGTGCCCACTGATAAATACAGAGTTTGGACACAGGTTTACAGCAACAGGTTCACTTTTTCTcccagaaggaagaggaaataataCCAGCCACGCAAATACACTCACAGTAGAACAGACCTTTGACCATTCCAGTTATTTATACATTCCTACATTTTCATCATTATGACTCAGGAGGCACTTAGAGTCATATAGTCATAATTGAGAATACTCAATTTTACCCAGGGAAAATCCCAGTCCTGAACAGAGGAACTATGGGTTCAAAGCTCAAGTAGTGTGTCCCAATGCGGCAACCAGAAGAGGCTACTgaccagaaaatatttattttatataatgaaaaggatttctaaaaaaacccccaaaaaaccccaaaccacaacTAAAACAACAAACCCAGGTTTTCTACCTATCACTATGTGCTTTCCTCTGTCAAATTTTCCTGGTGCCCATCTTCTTCTTCCCCAATAGCCCCTGTGTActtcaaaatttgaaaaaaaaaccccaaccccttttttttaaagtttatttcaaGGCAATCTAGAGTCATGAGCTGATGATGAACTCCCTAGAtcaatttcagctttttatgccttacagaaaaatcacagtacTGGAAAACTCACCACAAGGCATCGCCAGTACCTGGTTTAATCTCAGATACACCACAGTATAATTTAATAgcaaaaacctaaacaaaatgGAAGGAGACTGAAACAGCATGAAAAGAGGTGATGAAGGagattggattttttttggttttgagtaAGAACTCTGCATGTATGCTGTGTTTTTACAGTCATAAATTTTTCTGAGAAGAACATAAGTGACAGCAGAAGTTTGAGTATCCAAATGACATATAATACAAGCTCTGACAAGTGTGAAATACTTCATTCACTTTAGGGTCCTTATCTCCCCCTGGTGCAGAGTGTATGGGGTTTCTTTTGATTCTACTGTTACCCAATCATCTTTCTGCCTTTATATGATCTGTCAGTTTAACTCctcaaagggaaagaaactaAAGGAAAAGGCTTGTTCCACTAACCAAAGCTGAAGTAAGGGAAATCCAGGAAATGAAGTAGAACTTAACTTCTGCTACATTGTAGAAGTATGAAATGTAATGCCTAAAATCAAGACTTTCTGACAATTGAGTAACAGAGCAGTTTTCCTGAAATCAACATGACTAAGTatcagtaaaaaaaatctgttaacaTTGGTCCTAAAAGAAGTAAAGGGAGAAATGCTGTGGAATTAAGGAAGAGAACTCATAGTGAATATAAAATGCATtgggacaaaaagaaaaaaacaaacggggaggaggagaaaaaaaattaagcaagcaatatttcacctttttctcctttttgaagacttttcacaaaattttcatatcttttttgtttttcgGGATTTTTTGCAAATGGTTTGAAGTCACTAGAACCAGCATTTGCTAACTGTCCCCCCAGCAGCATTTGCCATTTGTGAGCAGCATCTTCTGAAGAGGCTGGCTGGAATCTGTTTTTTGGTGACTGCTGAGACactatttttgctttcatttgttgTTCAGATGcttgtttaatttctttgagTCTTTCTCTATCTTTCTCAGACAGATATTCCAAAATAGAAGGAGCTGGAcctaaagcagaaagaaagcagtaaaagataaatagaaatgaaaaattactagAACTATTTCTTCCCCtttagcagaggaaaaaatccttaCCACATGCGTATACAGTCAGATAAAATGCTCttaagcagaaattaaaaataaaatggcatACATGGCAGATAAAAATTTGGCCACTATTACATCTTTTATGCTATTTACATATAACTTAATAAAGTTTGCTATTGTAGATACAAATGTGAGCCACAGTTACAAATTATCTTTTTAGTATATTTGAATGTATTTCAGTGAAAcctcattttacagaaaaaatccTCACAGCCTAGGATATTCAAAAAAGGCCACAaccccctccacccccaaaacaaaacaaaatccaacaCATAGTTTTTGTCtttaagtaaatgaaaatacagacagCTATGTCAACAATTCAACTGCTGAGATCAAACTAAACAATGAAATGGTATTCTTGCTATGGTAACTAGATTTGATATATTTATGTTAGAAAATAAGCATTCAAGGCCAGACCAAATTATTACCGTTCTATAAACAAAAGGGGACCTGGAACACAAGCAAAAATAGGGTCACGTATCTCAGTACCTTTCAGCTCAGTCTCTCCTAGCTGTTCCCTCCTCTGAGCTGCATTCAAAGCATGcctgctttgctgtgctggatCACTCTCCAGTTTCCCAGTCGATTCCTCCAATGTCTTCTGTAAATGGCAGTTTTCATTCCCAGCTACTATCACAGGTCGAAAGTAATGGACTGGTCTGTAATTTCGTGGCAGGCTGGGCGGTGGATAAACCTGGGGGGGAAAGgggcaacaaaacaaaaaaatccactgagGGAGACAACTTTGTATGCAATAACTattgtgtttcagaaaaagtCAGTTCAACCTAAGAATTCCTCAATTTACATCTTAGCAGTAAAAACAAATCGTACAAGCTACCAATTCCTTTAGACCCTGTCAGTAAGCGGCCCTGTAATACAAACTCTGGGAACAAACACATTGACAATATATTGTCAACTatgaaaaaataggaaaacacGCACATtaagtgacagaaaaattaacaaGAGTCTTAAGATGCACTgcttttatttgagaaaatacCTCTTAACATTgcttactattttttttaactgaagtcaAATGATTTAATCAATTAATTGGACTACTGAGTACTTCTGTACTTActatatttttatgtctttcaaAGTGTTTTTCCCCACATTCTTCATATAAGCTGTTACTTCAAAGGTTCTCCTGTGTTCCCTATACAATGCAATTTTATATACCACACAAATATTCTTCCTTTGAAAGAGGATACTGTCATACAATTTATACATACAATTCATACAAATATGTATGGCATGAATTATATCAACTTGAAGACAGgactcagaaattaaattgTCACCAAAATAGCAAAGCAGACAAAGCATGAGGCCTAATTCTTACAGAAAACTGAATGTTACATATCAAAGATCTAGAAccaaaatatgtaattttttttattttgcagtttaatTAAACCATTCCTCCAACTTTATGGCAAGTAGCAGTGAATAGTCTGGAAGGCACTTGTTCAAAGCCAGTACACAGGCAAGGTTTAAATACCTTCAGGAGTCTGATAAATTTTAGGTTTTTCTGTTGAACAGCCCCCAATGCTACAATTTTGTTCATTCAGCAATTTTTACTGCTGACCAGAACATTTATTtctaagaacagaaaaacaccGAGAAGTAGTAGAGTCTGCACAGTTCACATGATGAATGATGCTATTCTTAATACATAAAACATCACTATCTGCTTACCTTGATTGGAGCTGATGATTTTGATGCCAAGGAAAAACCATCCAGGATTTTTCCTATATatttaaattctctttcagGCCCTACAAAATGATCACAAAGTTGGTCAATATTTGAAACATGCATGTTAggcaattcttttttttcctgaatattttccACTTGTCACTGTCTATTATGAGTTATAATTGTAGTTCGTTGTTTTCACcacctttcatttaaaattaagggTTCTGATTCTGGATTAGTATTATACAAGTAAAAACTGCTACCAGAGTGATTGCTGCAAGTTGAACATGGTTTATAGTGAAGCAACAGTGTCCATACTGTGCACAGCAAACACCAGCAGTGCCATTCATGTGTACAGCCAACATGAACAGGTTCCCCAGAAATTACTACAGTATTTCATGCACTTAAGTGgtgcagtaaaaataaagtgGTACCAAGATAGAATTTgcaaaaattatctgaaaatacagaagtttatctaaaaaaaaaggttctctTTTCAAGGGCTGGATCATATTTTGTAACTGTCGTTCAccatcatttgttttcttcagtgaaacCGAATGCTGTATCTCGCAAAGCAGCACATATTGTCCTTTTGAAATTATGCTTTGAGGGTTTAATCTGCACTGGGATTAGTGGAGGactttggaaattatttctgtaattgaACACTTCAACACAGAAGGAGAACTAGTTGAATTTTCAGATATCAaggctgaaaattaaaatacatagcAAATAGAGACTacatttgtgggttttttccccccatattACACTCACTCTTTAAACAGAACCACAGTTCTTACTTTTTTTGGATTTATACTGTTTCGGTGCTGTCCAGCCATACAAGCCATCTCCAGGCTCCTCATCCTTTAGAACTGTATCATATTTTGACAGTGTGTCAGTTGCATAAATATCATCATCTTCTTCCTCTAAAGCTCCTACACCAAAAGcctaaaatatatattttaagtgaGAATTTGAAAgtgtaaaagtatttttaagtcACGTATCAGAACACATCTGCATGTGCATCTATTCAACTATATAAAATCTACAgtacaaatatatatacactgGGAAAAGTGTAGTTTCACCACAAAAAttgaggtggaaaaaaaaaaacacacctTAGTGagcacaaaagcaaacacattccACTCCCTTGGCAGAGAGGGACAGCAAGTTTGGTCTGtacaggacagggacagcagacTAGTTCTAGTAAAATAACATGCGCAATCTGACTAAGACCAGGTTAAgttctcaaaaggaaaaaaatatgtcagtTAACATGGAAATTAAACAAGTAGAATTCCCAGAAAACATAAACTGACAGTGCTTCTAGATAAGAACTACAAATACCCTGGAGCAACACAAAACCTCTCTAGCTGACAGATACAGCATTACTGAAAGTACAATACACAAAACCATGAACTAAATCATACTGAATATTAGTTTTATCTAATCAAAGTAACACAAGATGTTTTTCCATCCAGCTACTCAGAGTCAGGTATTTTTTAGAGTTGTCTTTTATAGTTTCAAGAAGTGAAGGCATTTGAGAGTTCTAAGGATTTTTCCACATCTTCAAAGTAAATTCTAAAAAATCCTATTCTCAAACCACACTTAACATTTTTTACAATAATACTACAATGACtaaattatttggattttaCTGCACTAATcataaaacacattaaaaaaatgtccTCACCTGACCTGTAATACctagttttcttcctttactgTGTCTCAGATCACCAAGTAAATTGCTTGTTTCCTCAGAACCACCTGTGAAAAGATTCAGGTGTTCTCTTCCAGATACACCAAACAAAGCTTGTGAGGGGTCCAAACCCTTATAGCCAAGTCCATGGACATTGTCCTTTGGAGTCAAATCTACAGGCATTACATCTTTCGGTGCAAACGTCACATTCTCTGGCTGGAATTCATCCTCTTCATCCttgtataaaataaaagtttataaGAGCAAATATGACTAAAAGTTCTGTATGTTGAGCTTATACAACATTCAGTTAACATGAGCCTAGGCAAGTCTGCATTTCCTGAATTGTATATGAACTATACCTGCTTAcgtagaaaaagaagaaatttagaTATTAAAACCTTTCTTCACATTAAAcataaaaagtatttataaacACTTTTAAGAAgatttgaaaatgcatttttaaatactgttcaAGGACACTGAagaagttgttttgtttttttatatGTTATCACATATTCTTACATAAGTCAAC
This genomic interval from Corvus cornix cornix isolate S_Up_H32 chromosome 11, ASM73873v5, whole genome shotgun sequence contains the following:
- the GPATCH1 gene encoding G patch domain-containing protein 1 isoform X2, with the protein product MPPRPRRPPSGKMAAESSDSEEEDLVSYGSALQPLQEGERIKKPVPLQEQTVKDAKGRYQRFHGAFTGGFSAGYFNTVGTKEGWTPSAFVSSRQKRADRTILGPEDFMDEEDLSEFGIAPKDITTTDDFASKAKDRIKEKARQIAGVIAPIPGITAFDDLIGPSKITVGVELLRKMGWKEGQGIGPRVKRKPCRQKPDPTVKIYGCALPPGLSEASEDEEDEFQPENVTFAPKDVMPVDLTPKDNVHGLGYKGLDPSQALFGVSGREHLNLFTGGSEETSNLLGDLRHSKGRKLGITGQAFGVGALEEEDDDIYATDTLSKYDTVLKDEEPGDGLYGWTAPKQYKSKKRPEREFKYIGKILDGFSLASKSSAPIKVYPPPSLPRNYRPVHYFRPVIVAGNENCHLQKTLEESTGKLESDPAQQSRHALNAAQRREQLGETELKGPAPSILEYLSEKDRERLKEIKQASEQQMKAKIVSQQSPKNRFQPASSEDAAHKWQMLLGGQLANAGSSDFKPFAKNPEKQKRYENFVKSLQKGEKDTLERFLDPNMSEWERGREQEEFFRAAMFYRSSNSTLSSRFTRAKYEDDVDKVEVPRDQENDIDDKETAVKMKMFGKLTRDKFEWHPDKLLCKRFNVRDPYPDSSVVGLPKVKRDKYSVFNFLTVPEPTTSVTQATNEKIQESNSLNKPKKPSRWDVSDKEKEKKDSISEFISLARSKADVHQQPPVPITEECGTGTSEPLPTPVANEDKNQEEESGRPPMDLFKVIFVSSSDEKSSSSEEESDEEQQPTTSERESETTKQVDVPDSSSSNVQESVTATTDSSLPTSKEELDATEEFGPKLPPAFSSGTTWQQQTVVPPTFPGPSRKEKHRKIRERHKTKKKRKKEKKKKHKKQKNKGKHKNKKPEKDSSSDTTDSSDSLSDMDTTGLSPKELLRRLKQLQY
- the GPATCH1 gene encoding G patch domain-containing protein 1 isoform X1, which translates into the protein MPPRPRRPPSGKMAAESSDSEEEDLVSYGSALQPLQEGERIKKPVPLQEQTVKDAKGRYQRFHGAFTGGFSAGYFNTVGTKEGWTPSAFVSSRQKRADRTILGPEDFMDEEDLSEFGIAPKDITTTDDFASKAKDRIKEKARQIAGVIAPIPGITAFDDLIGPSKITVGVELLRKMGWKEGQGIGPRVKRKPCRQKPDPTVKIYGCALPPGLSEASEDEEDEFQPENVTFAPKDVMPVDLTPKDNVHGLGYKGLDPSQALFGVSGREHLNLFTGGSEETSNLLGDLRHSKGRKLGITGQAFGVGALEEEDDDIYATDTLSKYDTVLKDEEPGDGLYGWTAPKQYKSKKRPEREFKYIGKILDGFSLASKSSAPIKVYPPPSLPRNYRPVHYFRPVIVAGNENCHLQKTLEESTGKLESDPAQQSRHALNAAQRREQLGETELKGPAPSILEYLSEKDRERLKEIKQASEQQMKAKIVSQQSPKNRFQPASSEDAAHKWQMLLGGQLANAGSSDFKPFAKNPEKQKRYENFVKSLQKGEKDTLERFLDPNMSEWERGREQEEFFRAAMFYRSSNSTLSSRFTRAKYEDDVDKVEVPRDQENDIDDKETAVKMKMFGKLTRDKFEWHPDKLLCKRFNVRDPYPDSSVVGLPKVKRDKYSVFNFLTVPEPTTSVTQATNEKIQESNSLNKPKKPSRWDVSDKEKEKKDSISEFISLARSKADVHQQPPVPITEECGTGTSEPLPTPQVANEDKNQEEESGRPPMDLFKVIFVSSSDEKSSSSEEESDEEQQPTTSERESETTKQVDVPDSSSSNVQESVTATTDSSLPTSKEELDATEEFGPKLPPAFSSGTTWQQQTVVPPTFPGPSRKEKHRKIRERHKTKKKRKKEKKKKHKKQKNKGKHKNKKPEKDSSSDTTDSSDSLSDMDTTGLSPKELLRRLKQLQY